In Mycobacterium sp. Aquia_216, a genomic segment contains:
- a CDS encoding heavy metal-binding domain-containing protein, which translates to MQPNPLDPVASERLSHAGKIFTSDLSINEFALLHGAGFEPIELVMGVSVYHVGYQFTGIKQQSELPVLTDATYRARWNAMSRMQAEADALGADGVVGVRLDWRHQGEGEHLEFIAVGTAVRYAEKPGAYRRPGGQAFTSHLSGQDLTTLLRSGYAPVAFVMGNCVFHVAVQGFLRTLSQVGRNAEMPQWTQGSYQARELAMSRMQSEAERDGGNGVVGVHFAISNYAWGHHTVEFYVAGTAVRRTSEPQTITPSFVLPMSD; encoded by the coding sequence ATGCAACCGAACCCGCTCGACCCCGTCGCCAGCGAACGTCTTTCGCACGCCGGGAAAATATTCACGTCTGATCTGTCGATCAATGAATTCGCCCTGCTACATGGGGCCGGATTCGAGCCGATCGAACTTGTGATGGGGGTATCGGTCTATCACGTGGGCTACCAATTCACCGGAATCAAGCAGCAATCCGAGCTGCCCGTGCTGACCGACGCCACCTACCGCGCGCGCTGGAACGCGATGTCACGAATGCAGGCCGAGGCCGACGCGCTGGGCGCCGACGGAGTGGTCGGCGTCCGGCTCGATTGGCGCCATCAAGGCGAGGGCGAACACCTCGAATTCATCGCGGTCGGAACCGCTGTGCGGTACGCCGAGAAGCCGGGGGCATATCGGCGCCCCGGTGGCCAAGCCTTCACCAGCCACCTGTCCGGCCAGGACCTGACCACGCTGCTGCGCTCCGGGTACGCCCCGGTCGCGTTCGTGATGGGCAACTGCGTGTTCCACGTCGCCGTACAGGGCTTCCTGCGAACGCTCAGCCAGGTGGGCCGCAACGCCGAGATGCCGCAATGGACGCAGGGTAGCTACCAAGCGCGTGAGCTGGCCATGTCGCGCATGCAGAGCGAGGCCGAGCGCGATGGTGGGAACGGCGTCGTGGGCGTGCACTTCGCCATCTCTAACTACGCCTGGGGCCATCACACCGTCGAGTTCTATGTGGCCGGCACCGCCGTGCGCCGCACCAGTGAGCCGCAAACCATCACACCGTCGTTCGTGCTTCCCATGAGTGATTGA